The following are encoded together in the Peromyscus leucopus breed LL Stock chromosome 1, UCI_PerLeu_2.1, whole genome shotgun sequence genome:
- the LOC114709125 gene encoding RNA-binding protein 14 isoform X2: protein MKIFVGNVDGADTTPEELAALFAPYGTVMSCAVMKQFAFVHMRESAGAVRAIEALHGHELRPGRALVVEMSRPRPLNTWKIFVGNVSAACTSQELRSLFERRGRVIECDVVKDYAFVHMEKEADAKAAIAQLNGKEVKGKRINVELSTKGQKKGPALAVQSGDKTKKPGAGDTAFPGTGGFSATFDYQQAFGNSTGGFDGQARQPTPPFFGRDRSPLRRSPPRASYVAPLTAQPATYRAQPSVSLGAAYRAQPSASLGVGYRTQPMTAQAASYRAQPSVSLGAPYRGQLASPSSQSAAASSLGPYAGAQPSASALSTYGGQAAAASSLNTYGAQGSSLASYGNQPSSYGAQAASSYGVRAAASSYNTQGAASSLGSYGAQAASYGAQSAATSLAYGAQAASYSAQPSASYSAQSAPYAAQQAASYSSQPAAYVAQPATAAAYASQPAAYAAQATTPMAGSYGAQPVVQTQLNSYGAQASMGLSGSYGAQSAAAATGSYGAAAAYGAQPSATLAAPYRTQSSASLAASYAAQQHPQAAASYRGQPGSAYDGTGQPSAAYLSMSQGAVANANSTPPPYERTRLSPPRASYDDPYKKAVAMSKR, encoded by the exons ATGAAGATCTTTGTGGGCAATGTCGATGGGGCGGATACGACGCCGGAGGAGCTGGCAGCCCTCTTCGCGCCCTACGGCACGGTCATGAGCTGCGCCGTCATGAAACAGTTTGCCTTCGTGCACATGCGCGAGAGCGCTGGCGCGGTGCGCGCCATCGAGGCCCTGCATGGCCACGAGCTGCGTCCAGGTCGCGCGCTCGTGGTGGAGATGTCGCGCCCAAGGCCCTTGAACACTTGGAAGATTTTCGTGGGCAATGTGTCGGCTGCATGCACAAGCCAGGAATTGCGCAGCCTCTTCGAGCGCCGTGGACGCGTCATCGAGTGTGACGTGGTAAAAG ACTACGCGTTTGTTCACAtggagaaggaagcagatgcCAAAGCCGCCATCGCGCAGCTCAACGGCAAAGAAGTGAAGGGCAAGCGCATCAACGTGGAACTCTCAACCAAGGGGCAGAAGAAGGGGCCTGCCCTGGCTGTCCAGTCTGGGGACAAGACCAAGAAACcaggggctggggatacagcattccctggaactggtgGCTTCTCTGCCACCTTCGACTACCAGCAGGCTTTTGGCAACAGCACTGGTGGCTTTGATGGGCAAGCTCGTCAGCCCACACCGCCATTCTTTGGTCGCGACCGCAGCCCCCTGCGCCGTTCACCTCCTCGAGCCTCTTATGTGGCTCCTCTGACGGCCCAACCAGCCACCTACCGGGCCCAACCCTCAGTGTCGTTGGGAGCTGCCTATAGGGCCCAGCCTTCTGCCTCTTTGGGTGTTGGTTATCGGACTCAGCCCATGACAGCCCAGGCAGCCTCTTACCGTGCTCAGCCCTCTGTCTCCCTTGGGGCCCCATACAGGGGTCAGCTGGCTAGCCCTAGTTCCCAGTCTGCTGCAGCTTCCTCACTTGGCCCCTATGCTGGAGCCCAGCCCTCAGCCTCAGCCCTTTCCACTTATGGGGGTCAGGCAGCCGCAGCTTCTTCGCTTAACACCTATGGGGCTCAGGGATCCTCCCTCGCCTCCTATGGTAACCAGCCATCCTCTTATGGCGCCCAGGCTGCCTCTTCCTATGGGGTTCGTGCAGCAGCTTCTTCCTACAACACACAGGGAGCAGCTTCTTCCCTAGGTTCCTATGGGGCTCAGGCAGCCTCCTATGGTGCCCAGTCTGCAGCCACCTCACTAGCTTATGGAGCCCAGGCAGCCTCGTACAGTGCCCAGCCCTCAGCCTCTTACAGTGCCCAGTCTGCCCCATATGCTGCACAACAGGCTGCTTCCTATTCTTCCCAGCCTGCTGCTTATGTGgcacagccagccacagctgctgcctATGCTAGCCAGCCAGCTGCCTATGCTGCACAAGCCACTACCCCAATGGCTGGTTCCTACGGGGCTCAACCAGTTGTTCAGACCCAGCTGAATAGTTACGGGGCTCAAGCATCGATGGGCCTGTCAGGCTCATACGGAGCTCAGTCTGCTGCTGCGGCTACTGGTTCCTATGGTGCAGCAGCTGCCTATGGGGCTCAGCCTTCTGCCACCCTGGCAGCTCCTTACCGCACTCAGTCGTCAGCCTCATTGGCTGCTTCCTATGCTGCTCAGCAGCATCCCCAGGCTGCTGCCTCCTACCGTGGCCAGCCGGGCAGTGCCTACGATGGGACAGGCCAGCCGTCAGCAGCCTACCTGTCCATGTCCCAGGGGGCCGTTGCCAACGCCAACAGCACCCCACCGCCCTATGAGCGTACCCGCCTCTCCCCACCCCGGGCCAGCTACGACGATCCCTACAAAAAGGCTGTCGCCATGTCGAAAAG GTAA
- the LOC114709125 gene encoding RNA-binding protein 14 isoform X9: protein MKIFVGNVDGADTTPEELAALFAPYGTVMSCAVMKQFAFVHMRESAGAVRAIEALHGHELRPGRALVVEMSRPRPLNTWKIFVGNVSAACTSQELRSLFERRGRVIECDVVKGNWRSR, encoded by the exons ATGAAGATCTTTGTGGGCAATGTCGATGGGGCGGATACGACGCCGGAGGAGCTGGCAGCCCTCTTCGCGCCCTACGGCACGGTCATGAGCTGCGCCGTCATGAAACAGTTTGCCTTCGTGCACATGCGCGAGAGCGCTGGCGCGGTGCGCGCCATCGAGGCCCTGCATGGCCACGAGCTGCGTCCAGGTCGCGCGCTCGTGGTGGAGATGTCGCGCCCAAGGCCCTTGAACACTTGGAAGATTTTCGTGGGCAATGTGTCGGCTGCATGCACAAGCCAGGAATTGCGCAGCCTCTTCGAGCGCCGTGGACGCGTCATCGAGTGTGACGTGGTAAAAG GTAATTGGCGTTCGCGGTAA
- the LOC114709125 gene encoding RNA-binding protein 14 isoform X1 yields the protein MKIFVGNVDGADTTPEELAALFAPYGTVMSCAVMKQFAFVHMRESAGAVRAIEALHGHELRPGRALVVEMSRPRPLNTWKIFVGNVSAACTSQELRSLFERRGRVIECDVVKDYAFVHMEKEADAKAAIAQLNGKEVKGKRINVELSTKGQKKGPALAVQSGDKTKKPGAGDTAFPGTGGFSATFDYQQAFGNSTGGFDGQARQPTPPFFGRDRSPLRRSPPRASYVAPLTAQPATYRAQPSVSLGAAYRAQPSASLGVGYRTQPMTAQAASYRAQPSVSLGAPYRGQLASPSSQSAAASSLGPYAGAQPSASALSTYGGQAAAASSLNTYGAQGSSLASYGNQPSSYGAQAASSYGVRAAASSYNTQGAASSLGSYGAQAASYGAQSAATSLAYGAQAASYSAQPSASYSAQSAPYAAQQAASYSSQPAAYVAQPATAAAYASQPAAYAAQATTPMAGSYGAQPVVQTQLNSYGAQASMGLSGSYGAQSAAAATGSYGAAAAYGAQPSATLAAPYRTQSSASLAASYAAQQHPQAAASYRGQPGSAYDGTGQPSAAYLSMSQGAVANANSTPPPYERTRLSPPRASYDDPYKKAVAMSKRYGSDRRLAELSDYRRLSESQLSFRRSPTKSSLDYRRLPDAHSDYARYSGSYNDYLRAAQMHSGYQRRM from the exons ATGAAGATCTTTGTGGGCAATGTCGATGGGGCGGATACGACGCCGGAGGAGCTGGCAGCCCTCTTCGCGCCCTACGGCACGGTCATGAGCTGCGCCGTCATGAAACAGTTTGCCTTCGTGCACATGCGCGAGAGCGCTGGCGCGGTGCGCGCCATCGAGGCCCTGCATGGCCACGAGCTGCGTCCAGGTCGCGCGCTCGTGGTGGAGATGTCGCGCCCAAGGCCCTTGAACACTTGGAAGATTTTCGTGGGCAATGTGTCGGCTGCATGCACAAGCCAGGAATTGCGCAGCCTCTTCGAGCGCCGTGGACGCGTCATCGAGTGTGACGTGGTAAAAG ACTACGCGTTTGTTCACAtggagaaggaagcagatgcCAAAGCCGCCATCGCGCAGCTCAACGGCAAAGAAGTGAAGGGCAAGCGCATCAACGTGGAACTCTCAACCAAGGGGCAGAAGAAGGGGCCTGCCCTGGCTGTCCAGTCTGGGGACAAGACCAAGAAACcaggggctggggatacagcattccctggaactggtgGCTTCTCTGCCACCTTCGACTACCAGCAGGCTTTTGGCAACAGCACTGGTGGCTTTGATGGGCAAGCTCGTCAGCCCACACCGCCATTCTTTGGTCGCGACCGCAGCCCCCTGCGCCGTTCACCTCCTCGAGCCTCTTATGTGGCTCCTCTGACGGCCCAACCAGCCACCTACCGGGCCCAACCCTCAGTGTCGTTGGGAGCTGCCTATAGGGCCCAGCCTTCTGCCTCTTTGGGTGTTGGTTATCGGACTCAGCCCATGACAGCCCAGGCAGCCTCTTACCGTGCTCAGCCCTCTGTCTCCCTTGGGGCCCCATACAGGGGTCAGCTGGCTAGCCCTAGTTCCCAGTCTGCTGCAGCTTCCTCACTTGGCCCCTATGCTGGAGCCCAGCCCTCAGCCTCAGCCCTTTCCACTTATGGGGGTCAGGCAGCCGCAGCTTCTTCGCTTAACACCTATGGGGCTCAGGGATCCTCCCTCGCCTCCTATGGTAACCAGCCATCCTCTTATGGCGCCCAGGCTGCCTCTTCCTATGGGGTTCGTGCAGCAGCTTCTTCCTACAACACACAGGGAGCAGCTTCTTCCCTAGGTTCCTATGGGGCTCAGGCAGCCTCCTATGGTGCCCAGTCTGCAGCCACCTCACTAGCTTATGGAGCCCAGGCAGCCTCGTACAGTGCCCAGCCCTCAGCCTCTTACAGTGCCCAGTCTGCCCCATATGCTGCACAACAGGCTGCTTCCTATTCTTCCCAGCCTGCTGCTTATGTGgcacagccagccacagctgctgcctATGCTAGCCAGCCAGCTGCCTATGCTGCACAAGCCACTACCCCAATGGCTGGTTCCTACGGGGCTCAACCAGTTGTTCAGACCCAGCTGAATAGTTACGGGGCTCAAGCATCGATGGGCCTGTCAGGCTCATACGGAGCTCAGTCTGCTGCTGCGGCTACTGGTTCCTATGGTGCAGCAGCTGCCTATGGGGCTCAGCCTTCTGCCACCCTGGCAGCTCCTTACCGCACTCAGTCGTCAGCCTCATTGGCTGCTTCCTATGCTGCTCAGCAGCATCCCCAGGCTGCTGCCTCCTACCGTGGCCAGCCGGGCAGTGCCTACGATGGGACAGGCCAGCCGTCAGCAGCCTACCTGTCCATGTCCCAGGGGGCCGTTGCCAACGCCAACAGCACCCCACCGCCCTATGAGCGTACCCGCCTCTCCCCACCCCGGGCCAGCTACGACGATCCCTACAAAAAGGCTGTCGCCATGTCGAAAAG GTATGGTTCCGACCGGCGTTTAGCCGAGCTCTCTGATTACCGCCGTTTATCAGAGTCGCAGCTTTCGTTCCGCCGCTCGCCGACAAAGTCCTCGCTGGATTACCGTCGCCTGCCCGATGCCCATTCCGATTACGCACGCTATTCGGGCTCCTATAATGATTACCTGCGGGCAGCTCAGATGCACTCTGGCTACCAGCGCCGCATGTAG
- the LOC114709125 gene encoding RNA-binding protein 4 isoform X10: MKIFVGNVDGADTTPEELAALFAPYGTVMSCAVMKQFAFVHMRESAGAVRAIEALHGHELRPGRALVVEMSRPRPLNTWKIFVGNVSAACTSQELRSLFERRGRVIECDVVKGCVEMVKLFIGNLPREATEQEIRSLFEQYGKVLECDIIKNYGFVHIEDKTAAEDAIRNLHHYKLHGVNINVEASKNKSKASTKLHVGNISPTCTNQELRAKFEEYGPVIECDIVKDYAFVHMERAEDAVEAIRGLDNTEFQGKRMHVQLSTSRLRTAPGMGDQSGCYRCGKEGHWSKECPVDRSGRVADLTEQYNEQYGAVRTPYTMSYGDSLYYNNAYGALDAYYKRCRAARSYEAVAAAAASAYNYAEQTLSQLPQVQNTAMASHLTSTSLDPYNRHLLPPSGAAAAAAAAASCTAASASYYGRDRSPLRRATGPVPTVGEGYGYGHGSELSQASAVMRNSLYDMARYEREQYADRARYSAF; this comes from the exons ATGAAGATCTTTGTGGGCAATGTCGATGGGGCGGATACGACGCCGGAGGAGCTGGCAGCCCTCTTCGCGCCCTACGGCACGGTCATGAGCTGCGCCGTCATGAAACAGTTTGCCTTCGTGCACATGCGCGAGAGCGCTGGCGCGGTGCGCGCCATCGAGGCCCTGCATGGCCACGAGCTGCGTCCAGGTCGCGCGCTCGTGGTGGAGATGTCGCGCCCAAGGCCCTTGAACACTTGGAAGATTTTCGTGGGCAATGTGTCGGCTGCATGCACAAGCCAGGAATTGCGCAGCCTCTTCGAGCGCCGTGGACGCGTCATCGAGTGTGACGTGGTAAAAG GCTGTGTGGAGATGGTGAAGCTATTCATTGGAAATCTGCCCCGGGAGGCCACAGAGCAAGAGATCCGCTCACTCTTTGAGCAGTACGGGAAGGTGCTGGAATGTGACATCATTAAGAACTATGGTTTTGTGCACATAGAGGACAAGACGGCCGCTGAGGATGCCATACGCAACCTGCACCACTACAAGCTGCACGGAGTGAACATCAATGTGGAAGCCAGCAAGAATAAGAGCAAAGCTTCAACCAAGTTACATGTGGGCAACATCAGCCCCACTTGTACCAACCAAGAGCTTCGGGCCAAGTTTGAGGAGTATGGCCCAGTCATCGAATGTGACATCGTGAAAGATTATGCCTTTGTACACATGGAGCGGGCAGAGGATGCAGTGGAGGCCATCAGGGGCCTTGACAACACAGAGTTTCAAG GCAAACGAATGCACGTGCAGTTGTCCACCAGCCGGCTTAGGACTGCGCCCGGGATGGGAGACCAGAGCGGCTGCTATCGGTGCGGGAAAGAGGGGCACTGGTCCAAAGAGTGTCCAGTAGATCGTTCGGGCCGCGTGGCAGACTTGACTGAGCAGTATAATGAGCAGTATGGAGCGGTGCGCACGCCTTACACCATGAGTTATGGGGATTCATTGTATTACAACAACGCATACGGAGCGCTAGATGCCTACTACAAGCGCTGCCGTGCTGCCCGGTCCTATGAGGCAGTGGCAGCTGCAGCTGCCTCTGCATATAACTATGCAGAGCAGACTCTGTCCCAGCTGCCACAAGTCCAGAACACAGCCATGGCCAGTCACCTCACCTCCACCTCTCTTGATCCCTACAATAGACATCTGTTGCCGCCTTCaggagctgctgctgcagcagctgctgcagcttCTTGTACTGCAGCTTCTGCTTCATATTACGGGCGGGATCGGAGCCCCCTGCGTCGCGCTACAGGCCCAGTCCCCACTGTTGGAGAGGGCTACGGTTACGGGCATGGCAGTGAGTTGTCCCAAGCTTCAGCAGTCATGCGGAATTCCCTGTACGACATGGCCCGGTATGAGCGGGAGCAGTATGCGGATCGGGCGCGGTACTCAGCCTTTTAA
- the LOC114709125 gene encoding RNA-binding protein 14 isoform X3, giving the protein MGYMSFYYAFVHMEKEADAKAAIAQLNGKEVKGKRINVELSTKGQKKGPALAVQSGDKTKKPGAGDTAFPGTGGFSATFDYQQAFGNSTGGFDGQARQPTPPFFGRDRSPLRRSPPRASYVAPLTAQPATYRAQPSVSLGAAYRAQPSASLGVGYRTQPMTAQAASYRAQPSVSLGAPYRGQLASPSSQSAAASSLGPYAGAQPSASALSTYGGQAAAASSLNTYGAQGSSLASYGNQPSSYGAQAASSYGVRAAASSYNTQGAASSLGSYGAQAASYGAQSAATSLAYGAQAASYSAQPSASYSAQSAPYAAQQAASYSSQPAAYVAQPATAAAYASQPAAYAAQATTPMAGSYGAQPVVQTQLNSYGAQASMGLSGSYGAQSAAAATGSYGAAAAYGAQPSATLAAPYRTQSSASLAASYAAQQHPQAAASYRGQPGSAYDGTGQPSAAYLSMSQGAVANANSTPPPYERTRLSPPRASYDDPYKKAVAMSKRYGSDRRLAELSDYRRLSESQLSFRRSPTKSSLDYRRLPDAHSDYARYSGSYNDYLRAAQMHSGYQRRM; this is encoded by the exons ATGGGATATATGAGTTTTT ACTACGCGTTTGTTCACAtggagaaggaagcagatgcCAAAGCCGCCATCGCGCAGCTCAACGGCAAAGAAGTGAAGGGCAAGCGCATCAACGTGGAACTCTCAACCAAGGGGCAGAAGAAGGGGCCTGCCCTGGCTGTCCAGTCTGGGGACAAGACCAAGAAACcaggggctggggatacagcattccctggaactggtgGCTTCTCTGCCACCTTCGACTACCAGCAGGCTTTTGGCAACAGCACTGGTGGCTTTGATGGGCAAGCTCGTCAGCCCACACCGCCATTCTTTGGTCGCGACCGCAGCCCCCTGCGCCGTTCACCTCCTCGAGCCTCTTATGTGGCTCCTCTGACGGCCCAACCAGCCACCTACCGGGCCCAACCCTCAGTGTCGTTGGGAGCTGCCTATAGGGCCCAGCCTTCTGCCTCTTTGGGTGTTGGTTATCGGACTCAGCCCATGACAGCCCAGGCAGCCTCTTACCGTGCTCAGCCCTCTGTCTCCCTTGGGGCCCCATACAGGGGTCAGCTGGCTAGCCCTAGTTCCCAGTCTGCTGCAGCTTCCTCACTTGGCCCCTATGCTGGAGCCCAGCCCTCAGCCTCAGCCCTTTCCACTTATGGGGGTCAGGCAGCCGCAGCTTCTTCGCTTAACACCTATGGGGCTCAGGGATCCTCCCTCGCCTCCTATGGTAACCAGCCATCCTCTTATGGCGCCCAGGCTGCCTCTTCCTATGGGGTTCGTGCAGCAGCTTCTTCCTACAACACACAGGGAGCAGCTTCTTCCCTAGGTTCCTATGGGGCTCAGGCAGCCTCCTATGGTGCCCAGTCTGCAGCCACCTCACTAGCTTATGGAGCCCAGGCAGCCTCGTACAGTGCCCAGCCCTCAGCCTCTTACAGTGCCCAGTCTGCCCCATATGCTGCACAACAGGCTGCTTCCTATTCTTCCCAGCCTGCTGCTTATGTGgcacagccagccacagctgctgcctATGCTAGCCAGCCAGCTGCCTATGCTGCACAAGCCACTACCCCAATGGCTGGTTCCTACGGGGCTCAACCAGTTGTTCAGACCCAGCTGAATAGTTACGGGGCTCAAGCATCGATGGGCCTGTCAGGCTCATACGGAGCTCAGTCTGCTGCTGCGGCTACTGGTTCCTATGGTGCAGCAGCTGCCTATGGGGCTCAGCCTTCTGCCACCCTGGCAGCTCCTTACCGCACTCAGTCGTCAGCCTCATTGGCTGCTTCCTATGCTGCTCAGCAGCATCCCCAGGCTGCTGCCTCCTACCGTGGCCAGCCGGGCAGTGCCTACGATGGGACAGGCCAGCCGTCAGCAGCCTACCTGTCCATGTCCCAGGGGGCCGTTGCCAACGCCAACAGCACCCCACCGCCCTATGAGCGTACCCGCCTCTCCCCACCCCGGGCCAGCTACGACGATCCCTACAAAAAGGCTGTCGCCATGTCGAAAAG GTATGGTTCCGACCGGCGTTTAGCCGAGCTCTCTGATTACCGCCGTTTATCAGAGTCGCAGCTTTCGTTCCGCCGCTCGCCGACAAAGTCCTCGCTGGATTACCGTCGCCTGCCCGATGCCCATTCCGATTACGCACGCTATTCGGGCTCCTATAATGATTACCTGCGGGCAGCTCAGATGCACTCTGGCTACCAGCGCCGCATGTAG
- the LOC114709125 gene encoding RNA-binding protein 14 isoform X4 → MEKEADAKAAIAQLNGKEVKGKRINVELSTKGQKKGPALAVQSGDKTKKPGAGDTAFPGTGGFSATFDYQQAFGNSTGGFDGQARQPTPPFFGRDRSPLRRSPPRASYVAPLTAQPATYRAQPSVSLGAAYRAQPSASLGVGYRTQPMTAQAASYRAQPSVSLGAPYRGQLASPSSQSAAASSLGPYAGAQPSASALSTYGGQAAAASSLNTYGAQGSSLASYGNQPSSYGAQAASSYGVRAAASSYNTQGAASSLGSYGAQAASYGAQSAATSLAYGAQAASYSAQPSASYSAQSAPYAAQQAASYSSQPAAYVAQPATAAAYASQPAAYAAQATTPMAGSYGAQPVVQTQLNSYGAQASMGLSGSYGAQSAAAATGSYGAAAAYGAQPSATLAAPYRTQSSASLAASYAAQQHPQAAASYRGQPGSAYDGTGQPSAAYLSMSQGAVANANSTPPPYERTRLSPPRASYDDPYKKAVAMSKRYGSDRRLAELSDYRRLSESQLSFRRSPTKSSLDYRRLPDAHSDYARYSGSYNDYLRAAQMHSGYQRRM, encoded by the exons AtggagaaggaagcagatgcCAAAGCCGCCATCGCGCAGCTCAACGGCAAAGAAGTGAAGGGCAAGCGCATCAACGTGGAACTCTCAACCAAGGGGCAGAAGAAGGGGCCTGCCCTGGCTGTCCAGTCTGGGGACAAGACCAAGAAACcaggggctggggatacagcattccctggaactggtgGCTTCTCTGCCACCTTCGACTACCAGCAGGCTTTTGGCAACAGCACTGGTGGCTTTGATGGGCAAGCTCGTCAGCCCACACCGCCATTCTTTGGTCGCGACCGCAGCCCCCTGCGCCGTTCACCTCCTCGAGCCTCTTATGTGGCTCCTCTGACGGCCCAACCAGCCACCTACCGGGCCCAACCCTCAGTGTCGTTGGGAGCTGCCTATAGGGCCCAGCCTTCTGCCTCTTTGGGTGTTGGTTATCGGACTCAGCCCATGACAGCCCAGGCAGCCTCTTACCGTGCTCAGCCCTCTGTCTCCCTTGGGGCCCCATACAGGGGTCAGCTGGCTAGCCCTAGTTCCCAGTCTGCTGCAGCTTCCTCACTTGGCCCCTATGCTGGAGCCCAGCCCTCAGCCTCAGCCCTTTCCACTTATGGGGGTCAGGCAGCCGCAGCTTCTTCGCTTAACACCTATGGGGCTCAGGGATCCTCCCTCGCCTCCTATGGTAACCAGCCATCCTCTTATGGCGCCCAGGCTGCCTCTTCCTATGGGGTTCGTGCAGCAGCTTCTTCCTACAACACACAGGGAGCAGCTTCTTCCCTAGGTTCCTATGGGGCTCAGGCAGCCTCCTATGGTGCCCAGTCTGCAGCCACCTCACTAGCTTATGGAGCCCAGGCAGCCTCGTACAGTGCCCAGCCCTCAGCCTCTTACAGTGCCCAGTCTGCCCCATATGCTGCACAACAGGCTGCTTCCTATTCTTCCCAGCCTGCTGCTTATGTGgcacagccagccacagctgctgcctATGCTAGCCAGCCAGCTGCCTATGCTGCACAAGCCACTACCCCAATGGCTGGTTCCTACGGGGCTCAACCAGTTGTTCAGACCCAGCTGAATAGTTACGGGGCTCAAGCATCGATGGGCCTGTCAGGCTCATACGGAGCTCAGTCTGCTGCTGCGGCTACTGGTTCCTATGGTGCAGCAGCTGCCTATGGGGCTCAGCCTTCTGCCACCCTGGCAGCTCCTTACCGCACTCAGTCGTCAGCCTCATTGGCTGCTTCCTATGCTGCTCAGCAGCATCCCCAGGCTGCTGCCTCCTACCGTGGCCAGCCGGGCAGTGCCTACGATGGGACAGGCCAGCCGTCAGCAGCCTACCTGTCCATGTCCCAGGGGGCCGTTGCCAACGCCAACAGCACCCCACCGCCCTATGAGCGTACCCGCCTCTCCCCACCCCGGGCCAGCTACGACGATCCCTACAAAAAGGCTGTCGCCATGTCGAAAAG GTATGGTTCCGACCGGCGTTTAGCCGAGCTCTCTGATTACCGCCGTTTATCAGAGTCGCAGCTTTCGTTCCGCCGCTCGCCGACAAAGTCCTCGCTGGATTACCGTCGCCTGCCCGATGCCCATTCCGATTACGCACGCTATTCGGGCTCCTATAATGATTACCTGCGGGCAGCTCAGATGCACTCTGGCTACCAGCGCCGCATGTAG
- the LOC114709125 gene encoding RNA-binding protein 4B isoform X8 translates to MVKLFIGNLPREATEQEIRSLFEQYGKVLECDIIKNYGFVHIEDKTAAEDAIRNLHHYKLHGVNINVEASKNKSKASTKLHVGNISPTCTNQELRAKFEEYGPVIECDIVKDYAFVHMERAEDAVEAIRGLDNTEFQGGMCVG, encoded by the exons ATGGTGAAGCTATTCATTGGAAATCTGCCCCGGGAGGCCACAGAGCAAGAGATCCGCTCACTCTTTGAGCAGTACGGGAAGGTGCTGGAATGTGACATCATTAAGAACTATGGTTTTGTGCACATAGAGGACAAGACGGCCGCTGAGGATGCCATACGCAACCTGCACCACTACAAGCTGCACGGAGTGAACATCAATGTGGAAGCCAGCAAGAATAAGAGCAAAGCTTCAACCAAGTTACATGTGGGCAACATCAGCCCCACTTGTACCAACCAAGAGCTTCGGGCCAAGTTTGAGGAGTATGGCCCAGTCATCGAATGTGACATCGTGAAAGATTATGCCTTTGTACACATGGAGCGGGCAGAGGATGCAGTGGAGGCCATCAGGGGCCTTGACAACACAGAGTTTCAAG GTGGGATGTGTGTGGGCTGA
- the LOC114709125 gene encoding RNA-binding protein 4B isoform X7 yields MVKLFIGNLPREATEQEIRSLFEQYGKVLECDIIKNYGFVHIEDKTAAEDAIRNLHHYKLHGVNINVEASKNKSKASTKLHVGNISPTCTNQELRAKFEEYGPVIECDIVKDYAFVHMERAEDAVEAIRGLDNTEFQETEVLQLY; encoded by the coding sequence ATGGTGAAGCTATTCATTGGAAATCTGCCCCGGGAGGCCACAGAGCAAGAGATCCGCTCACTCTTTGAGCAGTACGGGAAGGTGCTGGAATGTGACATCATTAAGAACTATGGTTTTGTGCACATAGAGGACAAGACGGCCGCTGAGGATGCCATACGCAACCTGCACCACTACAAGCTGCACGGAGTGAACATCAATGTGGAAGCCAGCAAGAATAAGAGCAAAGCTTCAACCAAGTTACATGTGGGCAACATCAGCCCCACTTGTACCAACCAAGAGCTTCGGGCCAAGTTTGAGGAGTATGGCCCAGTCATCGAATGTGACATCGTGAAAGATTATGCCTTTGTACACATGGAGCGGGCAGAGGATGCAGTGGAGGCCATCAGGGGCCTTGACAACACAGAGTTTCAAG